A genomic region of Oncorhynchus mykiss isolate Arlee chromosome 16, USDA_OmykA_1.1, whole genome shotgun sequence contains the following coding sequences:
- the LOC110492527 gene encoding DNA topoisomerase 1-like, with protein sequence MSGDHGERDSQVNSGSRANDTHKHKDKHKEHRRKEHKKDKERDKAKHSNSEHREHSEKKHRDKEKERVKHSDGSVDRHREKQKEKDKEKRREEKVKSSHVEGKPKKEKENGHAREMWNSPSPPAIKSEPEEDNGLYPSPKHNKTLKRERDEEEFEYKPKKIKTENGKKAKKRKQEYEDEEEEEDIKPKKKTKDKKAGADGKKAKKETEEKWKWWEEERSTDGSKWKFLEHKGPVLAPPYEPLPGHVRFFYDGKLLRLSAPAEEVATFFAKMLDHEYTTKEMFRKNFYKDWRKEMTSEEKSKITDINKCNFTEMSEYFKAQSEARKQMSKDEKLKIKEENERILQEYGFCVMDNHKERIGNFRIEPPGLFRGRGDHPKMGMLKRRIRPEDIIINCSKDSKHPKPPQGTRWKEVRHDNKVTWLVSWTENIQGSIKYIMLNPSSRIKGEKDWQKYETARRLKKCVERLRAQYREDWKSKEMRVRQRAVALYFIDKLALRAGNEKEEGETADTVGCCSLRVEHIKLYSKMDDQEYVVEFDFLGKDSIRYYNKMPVEKRVFKNLQLFLENKQPEDDLFDRLNTSILNKHLQELMDGLTAKVFRTYNASITLQQQLKELTSPDESIPAKILSYNRANRAVAILCNHQRAAPKTFEKSMQNLQTKIDEKQKQLSATRKQLKGAKTEHKASHDDRSKKMVEVKRKAVQRIEEQLMKLQMQATDREENKQIALGTSKLNYLDPRISVAWVKKWDVPMEKIYNKTQREKFAWAIDMAEEDYEF encoded by the exons ATGAGCGGGGATCACGGTGAAAGAGACTCGCAG GTCAATTCTGGGTCTCGAGCCAATG ACACTCACAAACACAAGGACAAGCACAAAGAACACAGGCGCAAAGAACACAagaaagacaaggagagagatAAAGCCAAGCACAGCAACAG TGAACACAGGGAGCACTCTGAGAAGAAGCACAGAgacaaggagaaggagagggtgaagCACAGCGACGGGAGTGTCGACAGGCacagggagaaacagaaggagaaagacaaagagaagagaagagaggaaaag GTCAAATCCTCCCATGTTGAAGGCAAGCCCAAGAAGGAGAAAGAAAACGGTCATGCGAG GGAGATGTGGAACAGCCCCAGCCCTCCTGCCATTAAGAGTGAACCAGAGGAGGACAACGGCTTGTACCCCTCTCCCAAACACAACAAgactctgaagagagagagagatgaggagga ATTTGAATACAAGCCCAAAAAGATCAAGACAGAGAATGGCAAGAAGGCAAAGAAGAGAAAACAGGAAtatgaagatgaggaggaggaagag GACATAAAACCCAAGAAGAAGACAAAAGACAAGAAAGCAGGAGCGGATGGCAAGAAAGCCAAGAAGGAAACAGAGGAGAAGTGGAAATG gtgggaggaggagagatctacTGATGGCTCCAAATGGAAGTTTCTGGAACACAAGGGACCTGTTCTTGCTCCTCCATATGAACCCCTACCTGGCCATGTCAGGTTTTTCTACGATG GTAAGCTCCTGAGACTAAGTGCCCCAGCAGAGGAGGTGGCTACATTCTTTGCTAAGATGCTGGACCATGAGTACACAACCAAGGAAATGTTTAGGAAGAACTTCTACAAGGACTGGAGAAAG GAAATGACATCGGAGGAGAAGTCAAAGATCACAGATATAAACAAGTGTAACTTCACGGAGATGAGCGAGTACTTCAAGGCCCAATCAGAGGCCCGGAAACAGATGTCCAAAGATGAGAAACTG AAAATCAAAGAGGAGAATGAGCGTATCCTCCAGGAGTATGGTTTCTGTGTGATGGACAACCATAAGGAGCGAATTGGAAACTTTCGCATCGAGCCTCCCGGTCTGTTCAGGGGGCGTGGGGACCACCCAAAGATGGGCATGCTGAAACGCCGCATCCGCCCTGAAGACATCATTATCAACTGCAGCAA agACTCCAAGCACCCCAAGCCGCCCCAGGGCACGCGCTGGAAGGAGGTTCGTCATGACAACAAGGTCACATGGCTGGTGTCGTGGACTGAGAACATCCAGGGTTCTATTAAGTACATCATGCTCAACCCCAGTTCCAGAATCAAG GGCGAGAAGGACTGGCAGAAGTATGAGACAGCCCGGAGGCTGAAGAAGTGTGTGGAGCGCCTGAGGGCCCAGTACAGAGAGGACTGGAAGTCTAAAGAGATGAGGGTCAGACAGAGAGCTGTGGCTCTCTACTTCATAGACAAG CTGGCCTTGAGGGCGGGGaatgagaaggaggagggggagacggCTGATACGGTTGGCTGCTGCTCCCTGAGGGTGGAACACATCAAGCTGTACTCCAAGATGGACGATCAGGAGTACGTGGTGGAGTTTGACTTCCTAGGAAAAGACTCCATCAGATACTACAACAAGATGCCTGTGgagaagagg GTGTTTAAGAACCTGCAGCTGTTCTTGGAGAATAAGCAGCCCGAGGATGACCTCTTCGACAGACTCAAT aCCTCTATTCTGAATAAGCACCTCCAGGAGTTGATGGACGGGTTGACAGCCAAAGTGTTCCGTACATACAATGCCTCCATCACCCTGCAGCAGCAGCTCAAAGAGCTCACCAGCC CGGATGAGAGCATTCCTGCTAAGATCCTGTCCTACAACAGAGCCAACCGGGCTGTGGCTATACTGTGCAACCACCAGAGGGCTGCACCTAAGACCTTTGAGAAGTCCATGCAGAACCTGCAAACCAAG ATAGACGAGAAGCAGAAGCAGCTGTCGGCCACCAGGAAACAGCTGAAGGGGGCAAAGACAGAGCACAAGGCCTCACATGATGACCGAAGTAAAAA GATGGTGGAGGTGAAGAGGAAAGCGGTCCAGAGGATAGAGGAACAACTGATGAAGCTACAGATGCAggccacagacagagaggagaacaaGCAGATCGCACTGGGAACCTCCAAACTCAACTACCTGGACCCACGCATCTCTGTGGCATG